From the Phycisphaerales bacterium genome, the window TTTTCGTTAACTGACCACATTGGCGCCATCACCTCTACCTGATCTGAAACCACTGCACGATGGGCAACTACCTCATCACCGAAGGTAACGAGGCCAACAAGTGACCCCGAGCTATCCGCGTAATAGAATTCTGCGCCAGAATCCTGCCCTGGGGGTGGCGCCATCTTTGAACCTGCAAATACCCACTTGTGATCAGAGGGCTGGCCCTGCTCTTGCTTAATCCATGAACTGACCTGCTGCTGCTGCTGCCCTTGTTCGTCCTGCCAAAGGAGACTGATCTCAATCAGATCTCCTGTGGGCGCCACCGCAATCAGATTTGGATCGCTTGGGCCATGACGCCAATACCCAGGCGATCCAGGGCGAAAACCAGAAAGCAACAGCGCTGCATGCAACTCACTGCCTAAAGCAGATGTGACCACCAAGGATTCATGCTCTCGCGAACCAACACCACATACGACCTGTTCCAGCCAGCCAGATTCCAAGCATGTGACGCCCTGCAACAACACATGTCTCCGACCAAGGTCAACCGAGATGTATTGGCCAACCGGAACGATCTGCTCTTGACTTTGGTGCTGCTGGCGCTCACCTTTTGGGGAGGCCCGACAACCACTACCGATGGCCAGTATGATCAATATCAAAACAATCAGCCTCAGACTGATGCCTGTTTCCATTTGCATCGCTCTGGTCCTCCCCGATCGCACGGCATATTTGGTCATGGATTACTTTATTCTGATGGGGGCCGGCACCGCCAATAAAAAAGGCCCGGCAGAAGACGAGCTTCATACCGAGCCCTTCCGGGGGCATAGAAAGCAGCGAGCGAGATCACGCTCCGCTACACTTGAGGTTATCGGATTATGGCTATCTGAACTCTGAACGAGACATGTTTTCCACACTGGAAATGACCGGCCTCATCGGCCCTAACGGCACCTTTAATACAGGACACTCAAGCAGGCGGCACATTCAAGACTGCTACGACAGCATGGCCACTATTTATCTAATCCCATGCGATCGCCTTTCTAAGGCCCAACCACGGTTGGCTTTAGAGCGTATAACGCTTGCCATGACTTAGAATTTTGGACTAATGTCTAATGAGCAATAAGACTCGACCTGAACCGTACTACACACCAAATCACTGTCACTGAATAAAAAAACTGAGGATCGCCCCCATGTCACTGTTGATGATCTCGTCACTCATCGTTGCTTTCCATAGCAACGCCCTACAACAAGCCAGTCCAATAGAAGCCCAGGCTGCGGACAATGGGCAAGCAGCTATTACAGCGCCGAAAACTACGAACGAAGAATTCGCCCGGCTCAGGGAGACGTTCAATCGCCTTTCTCGCGCGATCAATCGCCAAGGCGGCATGAAGCCATCAGACCGAGCAACGATTGAAACGCTCTGTGAGAAGACGCGACAGTTCAATGAAGCACACCCGAATTACCAGGCCGGATTGGCCCAGGAAATTCAATTGTCACTATGGCTGGGTGAAAACGCGAGAGTCAATGAACTCACAGAAAAACTCTGGCGGACCGCACAAGACAATCGAAAACTTGGTGACTACTGGCTTGAACTGAATAAAAAGAATGGTTCGAGTGATGATGTACTGAATACCTATCAAAAGTTAAACGCCGCGTATCCAGCAGATCAACAACTACGCCAAAACTGGATTGAATTTGCTTACAGAATGAAAGACAGAGATCAACTCAAAGAGATCCTCGAGCAACTCATGGCCACTGAAGCTCGCGATGACACAACTTTCCTTGAGATGAGATTAAACACGCTCAACAGCATCAACGAGTATCGCCAAGTCCATGACTGGCTTGCTGGCTACCAATCCGACAACGGCAACCTGACGTTCGGA encodes:
- a CDS encoding YdjY domain-containing protein; translation: MQMETGISLRLIVLILIILAIGSGCRASPKGERQQHQSQEQIVPVGQYISVDLGRRHVLLQGVTCLESGWLEQVVCGVGSREHESLVVTSALGSELHAALLLSGFRPGSPGYWRHGPSDPNLIAVAPTGDLIEISLLWQDEQGQQQQQVSSWIKQEQGQPSDHKWVFAGSKMAPPPGQDSGAEFYYADSSGSLVGLVTFGDEVVAHRAVVSDQVEVMAPMWSVNEKAIPPVGTPVTVQFKPAVSNP